In the Gymnogyps californianus isolate 813 chromosome 3, ASM1813914v2, whole genome shotgun sequence genome, one interval contains:
- the CENPW gene encoding centromere protein W — MKRTAPRSTLRKIIKKHKPQLRLAANADLLVHLNFLLFLHRLAEEARTNAFENKSKIIKPEHTIAAAKVILKKSRG; from the exons atgaagcgCACGGCGCCCCGCAGCACTTTGCGGAAAATAATAAAGAAGCACAAGCCTCAGTTACGCCTGGCCGCTAACGCCGACCTGctg gTACATTTGAACTTCTTACTGTTTCTCCATCGGCTAGCAGAGGAAGCCAGGACAAATGCTTTTgagaacaaaagtaaaataattaaacctGAGCACACTATAGCTGCAGCAAAG gttattttaaagaaaagcagaggctAG